From a region of the Streptomyces sp. NBC_00193 genome:
- a CDS encoding nuclease-related domain-containing protein, whose protein sequence is MGSRGLKVLPSGRPGRGRLYVNLPDGRAVAWYDRRANRISVLADERREEILTALRPYLTGTVAIGPPPVPTAGDLLRLSLPPDEDLAPNRPGEAQLGALTYGTAGTRARHRLRQELTVRQRMGEVLDALAETDDWQVLHSIHVVADHLLIGPPGVFCFRTVQGRRQRVVIGDLLLTVGRTDPTPDPREARRAAAHATRALATPVTPVLAVVDATRLEIAPTLRDVRILTPATTSTFLTNTPTTLKPPDVEALYTTARDRRTWHIQPPGA, encoded by the coding sequence ATGGGTTCGAGGGGCCTGAAGGTACTGCCGAGCGGCCGGCCCGGCCGCGGCCGGCTGTACGTGAACCTGCCCGACGGCAGGGCGGTGGCCTGGTACGACCGGCGGGCCAACCGGATCAGCGTGCTGGCGGACGAGCGCCGCGAGGAGATCCTGACGGCGTTACGCCCCTACCTCACCGGAACCGTGGCCATCGGCCCGCCACCCGTCCCCACGGCCGGTGACCTGCTCCGCCTGTCCCTCCCGCCCGACGAGGACCTGGCCCCGAACCGCCCGGGGGAGGCCCAGCTCGGAGCCCTCACGTACGGCACCGCGGGCACCCGCGCCCGGCACCGGCTCCGTCAGGAGCTCACGGTGAGGCAGCGGATGGGCGAGGTGCTGGACGCCCTGGCGGAGACGGACGACTGGCAGGTCCTGCACTCGATCCACGTCGTCGCGGACCACCTGCTCATCGGGCCTCCCGGGGTCTTCTGCTTCCGCACGGTCCAGGGCCGCCGCCAGCGCGTGGTGATCGGCGACCTCCTCCTCACGGTGGGCCGCACCGACCCCACCCCGGACCCCCGCGAGGCCCGCCGCGCGGCGGCCCACGCGACCCGCGCCCTCGCCACCCCGGTGACCCCGGTCCTGGCAGTGGTCGACGCGACCCGCCTGGAGATCGCCCCCACCCTCCGCGACGTCCGCATCCTCACCCCCGCCACCACATCGACCTTCCTGACGAACACCCCCACCACCCTCAAACCCCCGGACGTAGAAGCCCTCTACACAACAGCCAGAGACCGCCGAACCTGGCACATCCAGCCACCCGGCGCGTGA
- a CDS encoding Ku protein, which produces MRSIWNGAISFGLVSIPIKLVNATESHSISFRQIHVGDGGRVRYRKVCELDGEEVPTAEIGKGYEEADGSIIPITDEDLAQLPIATAKTIEIVSFVPADQIDPLQMDTAYYLAASGATAAKPYTLLREALKRSRKVAIAKYALRGRERLGMLRVVDDVIAMHGLLWPDEIRVPEGVAPEGAVSVREAELDLADALMATLGEVEMDSLRDDYREAVEAMIAAKADGGEPAVAAGPPVEGAGGQVIDLMAALENSVRVAKASRAGSPVEGAAEAEAEAGTGTGAEVTPIRRKKAAGAAAPKAVGGKKSTASAAGGGAGGGAAAGAAKKSTAAAAATKKKAAAAAAAVKKTASAKAAEAKPARGAAKKAVTPRKRSSA; this is translated from the coding sequence GTGCGATCCATATGGAACGGGGCGATCTCCTTCGGCTTGGTCAGCATTCCGATCAAGCTCGTGAACGCCACCGAGAGCCACTCGATCTCCTTCCGCCAGATCCATGTCGGTGACGGCGGGCGCGTCCGCTACCGCAAGGTCTGCGAGCTGGACGGGGAGGAGGTGCCGACCGCCGAGATCGGCAAGGGGTACGAGGAGGCGGACGGGTCCATCATTCCGATCACGGATGAGGATCTGGCGCAGCTGCCGATCGCCACCGCTAAGACGATCGAGATCGTTTCGTTTGTTCCTGCTGATCAGATCGATCCGTTGCAGATGGACACGGCCTATTACCTCGCGGCGAGCGGGGCTACGGCCGCCAAGCCGTACACGCTGCTGCGGGAGGCGCTGAAGCGGAGCCGCAAGGTCGCCATCGCGAAGTACGCGCTGCGGGGGCGGGAGCGGCTGGGCATGCTGCGGGTCGTCGACGACGTGATCGCGATGCACGGGCTGCTGTGGCCGGACGAGATCCGGGTTCCGGAGGGGGTGGCGCCCGAGGGTGCGGTGTCGGTGCGGGAGGCCGAGCTGGACCTGGCGGATGCGCTGATGGCGACGTTGGGGGAGGTGGAGATGGACTCGCTGCGCGACGACTACCGGGAGGCGGTCGAGGCGATGATCGCGGCGAAGGCGGACGGGGGTGAACCGGCGGTGGCGGCGGGGCCGCCGGTGGAGGGGGCGGGTGGGCAGGTCATCGACCTGATGGCGGCCTTGGAGAACAGCGTGCGGGTGGCTAAGGCGTCGCGGGCGGGGTCGCCTGTGGAGGGGGCGGCGGAGGCGGAGGCGGAGGCGGGGACGGGGACGGGGGCGGAGGTTACGCCGATTCGGCGGAAGAAGGCGGCGGGGGCGGCCGCGCCGAAGGCGGTGGGCGGGAAGAAGTCGACTGCGTCGGCGGCCGGTGGTGGAGCGGGTGGTGGGGCTGCTGCCGGTGCTGCGAAGAAGTCGACTGCTGCTGCCGCTGCTACGAAGAAGAAGGCTGCTGCGGCGGCTGCGGCTGTGAAGAAGACGGCCTCGGCCAAGGCCGCGGAGGCGAAGCCTGCGCGGGGTGCGGCGAAGAAGGCGGTGACGCCGCGCAAGCGGAGCTCCGCTTGA
- a CDS encoding TetR/AcrR family transcriptional regulator, translating to MTAVRAYRRMSVEERRAQLLDAALTLFAHRAPEEVSLDDVAEAAGVSRPLVYRYFPGGKQQLYEAALRSAADVLRLCFAEPQAGPLTQRLSRALDRYLAFVDEHDAGFSALLQGGSVVETSRTTATVDGIRRAAAEAILFHLGVAAPGPRLRMMVRTWITAVEAASLIWIDEGKQPEIDSLRDWLVDQFIALLTATAATDPETAAAARAALALESADGPVGVLARRVIPVVSEAAHLL from the coding sequence ATGACAGCCGTACGGGCGTACCGCAGGATGAGCGTCGAGGAGCGCCGGGCCCAGCTCCTCGACGCGGCCCTGACGTTGTTCGCACACCGGGCGCCGGAGGAGGTCTCGCTCGACGACGTGGCCGAGGCCGCCGGTGTCTCGCGCCCCCTCGTCTACCGCTACTTCCCCGGCGGGAAACAGCAGCTCTACGAGGCCGCCCTGCGCTCCGCCGCCGACGTCCTGAGGCTCTGCTTCGCCGAACCCCAGGCCGGCCCCCTGACCCAGCGGCTCTCCCGGGCCCTGGACCGGTACCTCGCCTTCGTCGACGAACACGACGCCGGCTTCTCCGCCCTCCTCCAGGGCGGCAGCGTGGTCGAAACCTCCCGCACCACCGCCACCGTCGACGGCATTCGCCGGGCGGCCGCCGAGGCGATCCTCTTCCACCTCGGCGTGGCGGCCCCCGGCCCGCGGCTGCGCATGATGGTGCGCACCTGGATCACGGCGGTCGAGGCCGCCTCGCTGATCTGGATCGACGAGGGCAAGCAGCCGGAGATCGACTCGCTCCGGGACTGGCTGGTGGACCAGTTCATCGCCCTCCTCACGGCCACGGCCGCCACCGACCCGGAGACGGCCGCGGCGGCCCGCGCCGCCCTCGCGCTCGAATCGGCGGACGGACCGGTGGGGGTACTGGCCCGCCGGGTGATCCCCGTGGTCTCCGAGGCGGCGCACCTGCTGTGA
- the ligD gene encoding non-homologous end-joining DNA ligase has protein sequence MTPITLVEGRRISLSNLDKVLYPETGFTKGEVLHYYATVAGHLLAHIHDRPVSFLRYPDGPDGQLFFTKNPPPGTPAWVKTTPVPRSEDLRAEQVVIADLPSLMWAANLVVEFHTPQWPAGAPALADRLILDLDPGSPATVVECSAAALWLRDRLSADGLHACAKTSGSKGLHLAVPLEPTPSEHVSAYAKALAQEAERELPDLVVHRMTKALRPGKVFVDHSQNAAAKTTAAPYTLRARTLPTVSAPLSWAEVEACRTPSDLVFLADDIAPRLARDGDLFAPLLDPALAGRLP, from the coding sequence ATGACGCCGATCACCCTGGTGGAGGGCCGTCGCATTTCGCTCAGCAACCTCGACAAGGTCCTCTACCCGGAGACCGGCTTCACCAAGGGCGAGGTCCTCCACTACTACGCCACGGTCGCGGGCCACCTGCTCGCCCACATCCACGACCGCCCGGTGTCCTTCCTGCGCTATCCCGACGGCCCGGACGGACAGCTCTTCTTCACGAAGAACCCGCCGCCCGGTACCCCCGCCTGGGTGAAGACCACCCCGGTGCCCCGCTCGGAGGACCTCAGGGCCGAACAGGTGGTCATCGCCGACCTGCCCAGCCTCATGTGGGCCGCCAACCTCGTCGTCGAGTTCCACACCCCCCAGTGGCCGGCCGGCGCCCCCGCCCTCGCCGACCGCCTGATCCTCGACCTCGACCCCGGTTCCCCGGCCACCGTCGTCGAATGCTCGGCCGCCGCCCTGTGGCTCCGCGACCGCCTCTCCGCCGACGGCCTCCACGCCTGCGCCAAAACCTCCGGCTCCAAGGGCCTCCACCTGGCGGTGCCGCTCGAACCGACCCCCTCCGAGCACGTGTCGGCGTACGCGAAGGCCCTCGCCCAGGAGGCCGAGCGCGAGCTCCCCGACCTCGTCGTGCACCGGATGACCAAGGCGCTGCGCCCCGGGAAGGTCTTCGTCGACCACAGCCAGAACGCCGCCGCCAAGACCACGGCGGCCCCCTACACCCTGCGCGCCCGCACCCTGCCCACCGTCTCGGCGCCCCTCTCCTGGGCCGAGGTCGAGGCCTGCCGGACCCCCTCCGACCTGGTCTTCCTCGCCGACGACATCGCCCCGCGGCTGGCCCGCGACGGAGACCTCTTCGCCCCCCTCCTCGACCCCGCCCTGGCCGGACGGCTCCCGTGA
- a CDS encoding ferritin-like domain-containing protein, translated as MSTHELYTNDPGETVWPVPASGNARFSWEYDGGRERLLALYQKGKDKQWDGAKRIDWDIEVDPYDPLGTPDEALPLHGTRHWAKLTERDRGELRRHYSAWNFSQFLHGEQGAMVCAARIVESVPDLDAKFYSATQTMDEARHAEIFGRFLHEKIGMLYPINDSLQGLLGDTLRDSRWDMPYLGMQVLIEGLALAAFGMIRDTTNKPLPKQILAYVMQDEARHVAFGRMALRDYYKQLSDAELREREEFVIEGCYLMRDRLRGVEVLENFGISRAEAEEFSERSEFLALFRKLLFSRIVPCVKDIGLWGERLQKAYLDMGVFEMGNSNLDLLMSQDEEIAEALDRERFAAEEEQRVAEVAEAITEGAGT; from the coding sequence GTGTCGACGCACGAGCTCTACACCAACGATCCGGGCGAGACCGTCTGGCCGGTCCCCGCATCCGGAAATGCCCGTTTCAGCTGGGAGTACGACGGCGGCCGCGAGCGGCTGCTGGCCCTCTACCAGAAGGGCAAGGACAAACAGTGGGACGGCGCCAAGCGCATCGACTGGGACATCGAGGTGGATCCGTACGATCCCCTGGGCACCCCGGACGAGGCGCTTCCGCTGCACGGCACCCGGCATTGGGCCAAGCTCACGGAACGGGACCGGGGCGAGCTGCGCCGGCACTACAGCGCCTGGAACTTCAGCCAGTTCCTGCACGGCGAGCAGGGCGCGATGGTGTGCGCGGCGCGCATCGTCGAGTCGGTGCCGGACCTCGACGCGAAGTTCTACTCCGCCACCCAGACCATGGACGAGGCCCGGCACGCGGAGATCTTCGGGCGCTTCCTGCACGAGAAGATCGGGATGCTCTACCCGATCAACGACAGCCTTCAAGGGCTGCTCGGCGACACCCTGCGCGACTCCCGCTGGGACATGCCGTACCTGGGCATGCAGGTGCTCATCGAGGGGCTGGCACTGGCCGCCTTCGGGATGATCCGCGACACCACGAACAAGCCGCTGCCCAAGCAGATCCTGGCCTACGTGATGCAGGACGAGGCGCGGCACGTGGCCTTCGGGCGGATGGCCCTGCGCGACTACTACAAGCAGTTGTCGGACGCCGAGCTGCGCGAGCGCGAGGAGTTCGTGATCGAGGGCTGCTACCTGATGCGGGACCGGCTGCGCGGGGTGGAGGTGCTGGAGAACTTCGGCATCTCGCGCGCCGAGGCGGAGGAGTTCAGCGAACGGTCGGAGTTCCTGGCGCTCTTCCGCAAGCTGCTCTTCAGCCGGATCGTGCCGTGCGTGAAGGACATCGGACTGTGGGGCGAACGGCTGCAGAAGGCGTACCTGGACATGGGCGTCTTCGAGATGGGGAACTCCAACCTGGACCTGCTGATGAGCCAGGACGAGGAGATCGCCGAGGCCCTCGACCGGGAGCGGTTCGCGGCGGAGGAGGAGCAGCGGGTGGCGGAGGTCGCGGAGGCCATCACGGAGGGCGCGGGCACCTAG
- a CDS encoding ATP-dependent DNA ligase — MTVALAVAVRTLPRAPGLAYEPKFDGHRLVIVRTVDGVFLQARSGRIVTAAFPDLAAAAHHLPAGTVLDGEVVVWHAGRTDFALVQRRAAAASAARAAVLAQTLPASYAAFDVLELAGLDLRARPYERRRTLLVDLLLPLGPPLQPVPMTTDPELAETWYETLPASGIEGLVVKRMDQPYPAGRRGWQKLRHTNVRDAAVVGYTGTARRPLALVLVLPVGDETPLVSSPLTAPLRAEVAAVVAARDPETAGGAGGAPRTSRGATVTAIGLGEVPFHPLDPPLTAEVRHTSTRHPPPEVLRLRTDL; from the coding sequence ATCACCGTCGCGCTCGCCGTGGCCGTACGGACCCTGCCGCGCGCGCCCGGTCTCGCGTACGAGCCCAAGTTCGACGGCCACCGCCTCGTGATCGTCCGCACCGTTGACGGGGTGTTCCTCCAGGCCCGCTCCGGCCGCATCGTCACCGCGGCCTTCCCCGACCTCGCGGCGGCCGCCCACCACCTGCCCGCCGGGACCGTCCTCGACGGGGAGGTGGTGGTCTGGCACGCGGGCCGCACCGACTTCGCGCTCGTACAGCGCCGCGCGGCCGCCGCCTCGGCCGCCCGCGCCGCCGTACTGGCACAGACCCTCCCGGCCTCCTACGCGGCCTTCGACGTCCTCGAACTCGCCGGCCTCGACCTGCGCGCCCGCCCTTACGAACGCCGGCGCACCCTCCTCGTCGACCTCCTCCTGCCCCTGGGCCCGCCGCTCCAGCCGGTGCCCATGACCACGGACCCGGAGCTGGCGGAGACCTGGTACGAGACCCTGCCCGCCAGCGGCATCGAGGGCCTGGTCGTCAAACGGATGGACCAGCCCTACCCCGCCGGCCGGCGCGGCTGGCAAAAGCTCCGGCACACCAACGTCCGCGACGCGGCGGTGGTCGGCTACACGGGCACCGCCCGCCGCCCGCTCGCCCTCGTCCTGGTCCTCCCGGTCGGAGACGAGACCCCGCTGGTCTCGAGCCCCCTGACGGCGCCGCTCCGCGCGGAGGTGGCGGCGGTGGTGGCCGCCCGCGACCCGGAGACGGCCGGGGGAGCCGGGGGAGCCCCGCGCACCTCCCGGGGCGCCACCGTCACGGCCATCGGCCTAGGCGAGGTCCCCTTCCACCCCCTGGACCCGCCGCTGACGGCCGAGGTCCGGCACACCTCGACCCGCCACCCGCCACCGGAGGTCCTGCGGCTGCGCACAGACCTGTGA
- a CDS encoding FtsW/RodA/SpoVE family cell cycle protein, whose amino-acid sequence MTALTAKVTEPAPPPPPDARAPKRRGVELSLLFGAVLIAVLGHLYVGLATTGHIPAPAAHYAAGLTVAALVAHLAVRLFAPYADPLLLPIAVLLNGLGLVLIQRLDVTTPGRATAGEQLRWSALGVVLFVLALALLRDHRVLQKYAYLSVAVALALMLVPVFFPAVNGAHIWIRFAGLSFQPGEFAKILLAVFFASYLAANRTALALTGRTLFWKLRLLPGRVLGPILAIWLLSVGVLVLERDLGTSLLFFGLFVIMLFTATGRIGWIAIGLLLAAVGAYAVGTFEPHVNSRVDDWLNPFASIERGDGPGQLAQSLFAFGAGGLLGAGLGHGQSFLIGFAAKSDFILATAGEELGLVGLTAILLLYGLLVARGFRAGLALRDPFGRLLATGLASIVALQVFVIAGGVTGLIPLTGMAMPFLAQGGSSVVTNWIIVALLVRLSDSARRPGPAEEADA is encoded by the coding sequence ATGACCGCTCTGACGGCGAAGGTGACGGAACCCGCCCCGCCACCGCCACCCGACGCCCGTGCGCCCAAGCGTCGTGGAGTCGAGCTGTCGCTGCTCTTCGGCGCCGTCCTGATCGCCGTCCTCGGCCACCTCTACGTGGGGCTCGCCACCACCGGCCACATCCCCGCACCCGCCGCCCACTACGCCGCCGGCCTCACCGTGGCCGCGCTCGTCGCCCACCTCGCCGTCCGCCTGTTCGCCCCGTACGCCGATCCGCTGCTGCTCCCGATCGCCGTCCTGCTCAACGGCCTCGGCCTCGTCCTCATCCAGCGCCTCGACGTCACCACCCCCGGCCGCGCCACCGCCGGTGAGCAACTTCGCTGGTCGGCCCTCGGAGTGGTGCTCTTCGTGCTCGCCCTCGCGCTGCTGCGCGACCACCGGGTGCTGCAGAAGTACGCGTACCTGTCCGTCGCCGTCGCACTGGCGCTGATGCTCGTGCCCGTCTTCTTCCCGGCCGTGAACGGCGCGCACATCTGGATCCGGTTCGCCGGGCTCTCCTTCCAGCCGGGGGAGTTCGCCAAGATCCTGCTCGCCGTCTTCTTCGCCTCCTACCTCGCGGCGAACCGCACCGCCCTGGCCCTCACCGGGCGCACCCTCTTCTGGAAGCTGAGGCTGCTGCCCGGCCGGGTCCTCGGCCCGATCCTGGCCATCTGGCTGCTCTCCGTCGGCGTGCTCGTCCTGGAGCGCGACCTCGGGACCTCGCTGCTCTTCTTCGGCCTCTTCGTGATCATGCTGTTCACGGCCACCGGCCGGATCGGCTGGATCGCCATCGGGCTGCTGCTCGCGGCCGTGGGCGCGTACGCCGTCGGGACGTTCGAGCCGCACGTGAACAGCCGCGTGGACGACTGGCTGAATCCTTTCGCCTCCATCGAGCGCGGCGACGGCCCCGGCCAGCTCGCCCAGTCGCTCTTCGCCTTCGGGGCCGGTGGACTGCTCGGCGCCGGGCTCGGCCACGGCCAGTCCTTCCTCATCGGCTTCGCCGCCAAATCCGACTTCATCCTCGCCACCGCCGGGGAGGAGCTCGGCCTCGTCGGCCTCACCGCGATCCTGCTCCTCTACGGACTCCTCGTCGCCCGCGGCTTCCGCGCCGGGCTGGCGCTGCGCGACCCCTTCGGGCGGCTCCTCGCCACCGGACTCGCCTCGATCGTCGCGCTCCAGGTGTTCGTCATCGCCGGCGGAGTCACCGGCCTGATCCCGCTGACCGGCATGGCCATGCCCTTCCTCGCCCAGGGGGGCTCCTCCGTGGTCACCAACTGGATCATCGTCGCCCTCCTCGTGCGGCTCAGCGACAGCGCCCGCAGGCCCGGACCGGCCGAGGAGGCCGACGCGTGA
- a CDS encoding penicillin-binding transpeptidase domain-containing protein has translation MIRYIRWCAYFCALLLVALLVNVGRVQVWEAAGYGANPANKRPAIERYAEPRGDITVDGRPVTGSRDSRQLLRYERTYKNGPLYAPVTGFASQTYGTSFLERAEDPVLSGTDPGLSAFPLWYELSRGRPGGGNAATTIRANMQLAAYTGLAGKRGAVAAVEPATGKILALVSSPSYDPAVLSGTGPKVKEAWEKLNADPAKPMLNRALRETYPPGSTFKIVTAAAALDAGVITDVDAPTETPDPYPLPGTSTLLPNAGTGCADASMADAVQWSCNTVMAKIGVQVGLRGMTEAARRFGFNDAGLRVPAWVSRSNFDTDMSPDQLALSSIGQFNTKATPLQMAMVAAAVANGGELKAPYLVDRTTQDDGDPVRRADQRSLGRAMTPLTAMRMQELMVKVVENGTGRNAAIRGAVVGGKTGTAQHGVGNAGTPYAWFISWAGPEGGRPPAVAVAVVVEDASAVRGDISGNGAAAPIARAVMEAALSAR, from the coding sequence GTGATCCGCTACATCCGCTGGTGCGCGTACTTCTGCGCCCTGCTGCTCGTCGCCCTGCTGGTCAACGTCGGCCGTGTCCAGGTCTGGGAGGCCGCGGGCTACGGCGCGAACCCGGCCAACAAACGCCCCGCCATCGAGCGGTACGCGGAACCGCGCGGGGACATCACCGTCGACGGCCGTCCCGTCACCGGCTCCCGGGACAGCCGCCAACTGCTGCGCTACGAGCGCACGTACAAGAACGGACCGCTCTACGCACCCGTCACCGGCTTCGCCTCCCAGACCTACGGGACCAGCTTCCTGGAACGCGCCGAGGACCCGGTCCTCTCCGGCACCGACCCCGGGCTGTCGGCCTTCCCGCTCTGGTACGAGCTCTCGCGCGGCCGCCCGGGAGGCGGCAACGCCGCCACCACCATCCGGGCGAACATGCAGCTGGCCGCGTACACCGGGCTCGCGGGCAAGCGCGGCGCGGTCGCCGCCGTCGAGCCGGCCACGGGCAAGATCCTCGCGCTGGTCAGCAGCCCCTCCTACGACCCGGCGGTGCTCTCCGGCACCGGACCGAAGGTCAAGGAGGCCTGGGAGAAGCTCAACGCGGACCCCGCCAAGCCGATGCTCAACCGCGCGCTGCGCGAGACGTACCCGCCCGGCTCCACGTTCAAGATCGTGACGGCCGCCGCCGCCCTCGACGCGGGCGTGATCACCGACGTGGACGCGCCGACCGAGACCCCGGACCCGTACCCGCTGCCCGGCACCAGCACCCTGCTGCCGAACGCCGGTACGGGCTGCGCCGACGCCTCGATGGCGGACGCGGTGCAGTGGTCGTGCAACACGGTGATGGCGAAGATCGGCGTACAGGTCGGGCTGCGCGGGATGACCGAGGCGGCGCGGCGGTTCGGTTTCAACGACGCGGGGCTGCGGGTGCCGGCCTGGGTGTCGCGGTCCAACTTCGACACCGACATGAGCCCCGACCAGCTGGCCCTATCCTCGATCGGCCAGTTCAACACCAAGGCCACCCCGCTGCAGATGGCGATGGTGGCGGCGGCCGTCGCCAACGGCGGGGAGCTCAAGGCCCCCTACCTGGTGGACCGCACGACCCAGGACGACGGGGACCCGGTCCGGCGCGCCGACCAGCGCAGTCTGGGCCGGGCCATGACCCCGCTGACCGCGATGCGGATGCAGGAGCTCATGGTGAAGGTGGTGGAGAACGGCACCGGCCGCAACGCCGCGATCCGCGGCGCCGTGGTCGGCGGCAAGACCGGCACGGCCCAGCACGGCGTCGGCAACGCGGGTACCCCGTACGCCTGGTTCATCTCCTGGGCGGGGCCCGAGGGCGGCCGGCCGCCGGCCGTGGCGGTCGCGGTGGTCGTCGAGGACGCGTCGGCCGTCCGCGGGGACATCAGCGGCAACGGCGCGGCCGCGCCGATCGCCCGGGCGGTGATGGAGGCGGCACTGTCGGCCCGCTGA
- a CDS encoding HAMP domain-containing sensor histidine kinase: MRLRLPSWTATLTWKSACFIVLMCCSLAAVLGVLVHVEVTRQTVATAREKALGKLTEASRAYEAGEMLPPESGLDPAGLPDRLRALALSGQRGTLVAQDGGRQLMWAAAPADGKALATAVDYGQSARTITGLDNAIIGSSVLAIGGTLLFGAFAVTRVTRRLHQTATVARRITQGDLDARVADPRTKDPSRHQDEVATVAAALDTMAGSLQTKLQREQRFTADVAHELRTPLTGLQAASELLPEGRATELVQERVRTMRQLTEDLLEISRLDSGSEVVETDLHQLGRLARRVVRASGTDTEVVVVRDAHVETDRRRLERVLGNLVANAHKHGRAPVVVTVDGPVVTVRDHGDGYPEYLVSHGPQRFRTGGGSKGHGLGLTIAVGQAEVIGARLVFRQAEPTEGGAGGAEAVLTLVEAPLPPGDGPLP, translated from the coding sequence GTGAGGCTCCGGCTGCCCTCGTGGACGGCGACGCTGACCTGGAAGTCGGCGTGCTTCATCGTGCTGATGTGCTGCTCGCTCGCGGCGGTGCTGGGTGTGCTCGTGCACGTGGAGGTGACCCGGCAGACCGTCGCCACGGCCCGCGAGAAGGCCCTCGGCAAACTGACCGAGGCCTCGCGCGCCTACGAGGCCGGCGAGATGCTGCCGCCGGAGTCCGGGCTCGACCCGGCCGGACTGCCGGACCGGCTGCGCGCGCTGGCCCTCTCCGGACAGCGCGGGACGCTCGTGGCGCAGGACGGGGGCCGGCAGCTGATGTGGGCGGCGGCCCCGGCGGACGGCAAGGCGCTGGCCACGGCCGTCGACTACGGGCAGAGCGCGCGCACGATCACCGGGCTGGACAACGCGATCATCGGTTCGTCGGTGCTGGCCATCGGCGGAACGCTGCTGTTCGGCGCCTTCGCCGTGACCCGGGTGACGCGGCGGCTGCACCAGACGGCGACGGTGGCCCGCAGGATCACCCAGGGCGACCTGGACGCACGCGTCGCGGACCCGCGGACGAAGGACCCCTCGCGGCACCAGGACGAGGTGGCGACCGTGGCGGCGGCCCTGGACACGATGGCGGGCAGCCTGCAGACGAAGCTCCAGCGGGAGCAGCGGTTCACGGCGGACGTCGCGCACGAGCTGCGGACCCCGCTGACCGGGCTGCAGGCGGCGTCGGAGCTGCTGCCCGAGGGGCGGGCCACGGAACTGGTGCAGGAACGGGTGCGCACGATGCGGCAGCTGACGGAGGACCTGCTGGAGATCTCCCGGCTCGACTCGGGCAGCGAGGTGGTGGAGACGGACCTGCACCAGCTCGGCCGCCTCGCGCGGCGGGTGGTGCGGGCGTCGGGGACCGACACGGAGGTCGTCGTGGTGCGGGACGCGCACGTGGAGACCGACCGGCGGCGGCTGGAGCGGGTGCTGGGGAACCTGGTCGCCAATGCCCACAAGCACGGGCGGGCGCCGGTGGTGGTGACGGTGGACGGGCCGGTGGTGACCGTACGGGACCACGGCGACGGCTATCCCGAGTACCTCGTGTCCCACGGGCCCCAGCGGTTCCGTACCGGGGGCGGGAGCAAGGGGCACGGGCTGGGGCTGACGATCGCGGTGGGACAGGCGGAGGTCATCGGGGCCCGGCTGGTGTTCCGGCAGGCGGAGCCGACCGAGGGCGGGGCGGGCGGGGCGGAGGCCGTGCTGACCCTGGTCGAGGCCCCGCTGCCGCCGGGCGACGGCCCCCTGCCGTGA
- a CDS encoding diiron oxygenase produces the protein MTTVTERAELRDALGLLKDREQIAERLLESSAKHSFDPDKELDWDAPPIDGKYYWPPELLSLFDTPLWKKMGEEQRIELSRHEAAALGSLGIWFEIILMQLLVRHVYDKSLTSNHVRYALTEIADECRHSMMFARMIKTGGAPEYPVSRANHNLARVLKTVSTTPGSFACTLLGEEVLDWMQRLTFPDERIQPLVRGVTRIHVIEEARHVRYAREELRRQMLTAPRWEQELTRVSCGQAARVFSQAFVNPQVYDNIGLDRREALAQVKASGHRREVMQTGAKRLTDFLDDIGVMRGVGRKLWKSSGLLA, from the coding sequence ATGACCACCGTGACCGAACGAGCCGAGCTGCGCGACGCCCTCGGCCTGCTCAAGGACCGCGAGCAGATCGCCGAGCGGCTGCTCGAATCCTCGGCGAAGCACTCCTTCGACCCGGACAAGGAACTCGACTGGGACGCCCCGCCCATCGACGGCAAGTACTACTGGCCGCCGGAGCTGCTCTCCCTCTTCGACACCCCGCTCTGGAAGAAGATGGGCGAGGAGCAGCGCATCGAACTCTCCCGCCACGAGGCGGCGGCGCTCGGCTCGCTCGGCATCTGGTTCGAGATCATCCTCATGCAGCTCCTGGTCCGGCACGTCTACGACAAGTCCCTGACCAGCAATCACGTCCGGTACGCGCTCACCGAGATCGCCGACGAGTGCCGCCACTCGATGATGTTCGCCCGCATGATCAAGACGGGTGGCGCCCCCGAGTACCCGGTCTCCCGCGCCAACCACAACCTCGCCCGCGTCCTGAAGACCGTCTCCACCACCCCCGGCTCCTTCGCCTGCACCCTGCTCGGCGAAGAGGTCCTCGACTGGATGCAGCGCCTGACCTTCCCGGACGAGCGCATCCAGCCCCTCGTCCGCGGAGTCACCCGCATCCACGTCATCGAAGAGGCGCGCCACGTCCGCTACGCCCGCGAGGAACTGCGCCGCCAGATGCTCACCGCCCCGCGCTGGGAGCAGGAACTCACCCGCGTGAGCTGCGGCCAGGCCGCCCGCGTCTTCTCGCAGGCCTTCGTCAACCCCCAGGTCTACGACAACATCGGCCTCGACCGGCGCGAGGCGCTCGCCCAGGTCAAGGCGAGCGGTCACCGCCGGGAGGTCATGCAGACCGGAGCCAAGCGGCTCACCGACTTCCTGGACGACATAGGCGTGATGCGCGGAGTCGGCCGCAAGCTCTGGAAGAGCTCGGGGCTCCTCGCCTGA